One window of Oscillatoria salina IIICB1 genomic DNA carries:
- a CDS encoding class I SAM-dependent methyltransferase produces MSEEIFAQERQFHDRWANTINIDGMSVRDYFEACTAPENRFILQHLGNVRGKYLLDLGCGAGENSVYFAQKGANCLAADYSPKMVAVALQLAAANQVQITGCTANAMQLDFPDNTFDIVYAANLLHHLPNPKIALQEMHRVVKLGGKVCFWDPLQHNPAINVYRRIATEVRTENERPLNINLVNYVNSLFSQTIWDTFWLASLWIFLRFYFLERVDPNQERYWKKIILEQERLQPEYQRLEQLDILLKKLPLMKRMCWNLAVVAIK; encoded by the coding sequence ATGTCTGAAGAAATTTTTGCTCAAGAACGTCAATTTCACGATCGCTGGGCGAATACTATTAATATTGATGGTATGAGCGTGCGAGATTATTTTGAAGCTTGTACTGCTCCGGAAAATCGTTTTATTCTCCAACATTTAGGAAATGTTCGAGGTAAATATCTCCTCGATCTTGGTTGTGGGGCTGGCGAAAATAGCGTTTACTTTGCTCAAAAAGGTGCAAATTGTCTTGCGGCTGACTATTCTCCCAAAATGGTCGCAGTTGCTTTACAATTAGCCGCAGCTAATCAGGTACAAATTACTGGCTGTACTGCTAATGCGATGCAATTAGATTTTCCTGATAATACTTTTGATATTGTTTATGCTGCTAATTTATTACATCATCTTCCCAACCCTAAAATAGCGCTTCAAGAAATGCACCGGGTTGTTAAATTGGGAGGAAAGGTTTGTTTTTGGGACCCTTTACAACATAATCCGGCGATTAATGTTTATCGACGCATTGCTACTGAGGTGCGTACTGAAAATGAACGACCACTAAATATTAATTTGGTTAATTACGTTAATTCTTTATTTTCTCAAACAATTTGGGATACTTTTTGGCTGGCTAGTCTCTGGATTTTTTTACGCTTTTATTTTCTCGAACGAGTTGACCCCAATCAAGAGCGCTACTGGAAAAAAATTATTCTCGAACAAGAACGCTTGCAACCGGAATATCAGCGTTTAGAACAGTTAGATATCCTTTTGAAAAAGTTACCTTTGATGAAGCGAATGTGTTGGAATTTGGCTGTGGTTGCTATTAAATAA
- a CDS encoding slr1659 superfamily regulator: MEIKTDNYRIWYDSDTTTVKCQGSLRLSGSEESAPIFALLEKVAEMEPNIITLNLEELEFLNSSGISMLSKFVINIRKKKNTKMVVLGSKTIPWQAKSLKNLQRLMPGLELKLS; this comes from the coding sequence ATGGAGATTAAAACAGACAATTATCGCATTTGGTACGATTCAGATACTACTACTGTGAAGTGTCAAGGTTCCCTTCGTCTTAGTGGTAGTGAAGAATCAGCACCAATTTTTGCCTTACTAGAAAAAGTTGCGGAAATGGAACCAAACATCATTACTTTGAATTTAGAAGAATTGGAATTTCTTAATAGTTCTGGTATTAGTATGTTGTCCAAATTTGTCATTAATATTCGCAAAAAGAAAAATACCAAAATGGTAGTTTTAGGCTCAAAAACTATTCCCTGGCAAGCCAAATCTCTAAAGAACTTACAACGTTTAATGCCTGGGTTGGAATTAAAGCTGAGTTAA
- a CDS encoding glycerophosphodiester phosphodiesterase: MKKLVLVAHRGFSAIAPENTLAALSAAIAAPTLWYPGGVGAVEFDLQLSADGIPVIIHDSTLDRTTNGRGLVREKSLAQLKQLSAGSWFSSQFAEEKIPTFQEALDLLKPTNLQVYAEVKQGDLWNTTSLDNFVAKILSQGWYKRCIVTSFNDSFLQQVAIRSPDITLGFYPTTLDDYSQKLRQATSRGNAVLLCEYHLLLAYPILIETTYQEDVDLVAWTVDNPTDLHQLVALGVNQIVTNSLLDRQLFF, translated from the coding sequence ATGAAGAAATTGGTTTTAGTCGCTCATCGGGGTTTTTCCGCGATCGCTCCAGAAAATACTCTTGCTGCTTTGTCTGCGGCGATCGCTGCACCGACTCTCTGGTACCCTGGAGGGGTGGGTGCAGTGGAGTTCGATCTGCAATTGTCTGCTGATGGTATACCTGTAATTATTCACGATTCTACTCTCGATCGTACTACTAATGGTCGCGGTCTTGTTCGAGAAAAGTCCCTAGCACAATTGAAGCAATTGTCTGCTGGGAGTTGGTTTAGTAGTCAGTTTGCTGAAGAAAAAATTCCTACTTTTCAAGAAGCTCTCGATTTACTCAAACCTACTAATTTACAAGTTTATGCTGAAGTTAAACAAGGGGATCTCTGGAATACAACTAGTCTAGATAATTTTGTCGCTAAGATTTTGTCTCAAGGGTGGTATAAACGCTGTATTGTTACTTCTTTTAACGATAGTTTTCTCCAACAAGTTGCTATTCGTTCCCCAGATATTACTTTGGGTTTCTATCCTACTACACTGGATGATTATTCGCAAAAGTTACGCCAAGCTACTAGCAGAGGTAATGCTGTTTTGCTCTGTGAATATCATCTTTTACTCGCATATCCTATTTTGATTGAAACTACTTATCAAGAAGATGTCGATTTGGTTGCTTGGACTGTCGATAATCCCACCGATTTACACCAATTAGTTGCTCTGGGTGTGAATCAAATTGTTACTAATTCTTTACTCGATCGCCAGTTATTTTTTTAG
- a CDS encoding PAS domain S-box protein, with protein MKAQKNPMLPNKETSPEWLLFQIENQRREIEKLKQDKADLEILLETVNNHADNVQAELYRANEKLEAEVAEKRRAEAKLESVLAMVSQEKADLEILLETIAEHNDALTELLEEKLKDTVEQSEIRLAQFLEAIPVGVFVVDCSGKPYYANRTAKRILGKDIVWDKELEELREVYQAYLAGSEEIYPRDRDALILALQGQSAILDDIEIRHQERIIPLEVRGTPIYDESGKIIYAIAVFQDITARKQAEKAIKQAEHKYRSIFENALEGIFQTTPEGRYLNVNPALAQLYGYDSPEDLMLAITDISQQVYVDSQRRSQFIEIMRKQGEISGFESQVYRQDGSIIWISENARSVYNEHSELLYYQGFVVDITASKQAEVERIEFTEQLLQLNKANERFVPSQFLQLLNKQSIVDIQVGDQVEKKMSILFADIRGFTRLSEGMTPEDNFKFINAYLSRMEPAIMENRGFIDKYIGDGLMALFNGSADDAVKAAITMMHRLAQYNTTRDRPERPPLKIGIGINTGLLMLGTVGGESRLDSTVIGDAVNLASRLEHLTKEYGVSVLVSHHTFASLTKPEKYNLRFVDRVQVSGKSKTVAVFEVFDADPPAVKECKLITKTVFEQAIWLFFQGKLAEARQQFANCLEVNPNDTVAKNYLRRCEQFLL; from the coding sequence ATGAAAGCCCAGAAAAACCCCATGTTACCAAATAAGGAAACATCCCCAGAATGGTTATTATTTCAAATAGAAAATCAGCGCCGAGAAATAGAGAAATTAAAGCAGGATAAAGCAGATTTAGAAATTTTACTGGAAACTGTTAACAATCATGCTGATAACGTCCAAGCAGAATTATATCGAGCTAATGAAAAACTAGAAGCAGAAGTAGCAGAAAAGCGACGAGCAGAAGCCAAACTAGAGTCAGTCTTAGCAATGGTGAGCCAGGAAAAGGCAGATTTAGAAATTTTGCTAGAAACGATCGCCGAACACAACGATGCTTTAACTGAGTTATTAGAGGAAAAGTTAAAAGATACAGTCGAGCAAAGTGAGATCCGCCTAGCTCAATTTCTCGAAGCAATTCCTGTGGGGGTGTTTGTAGTCGATTGTAGTGGTAAACCTTACTATGCTAATCGTACCGCGAAACGAATTCTTGGTAAAGATATCGTCTGGGATAAAGAACTTGAGGAACTTAGAGAAGTTTACCAAGCTTATCTAGCGGGTAGTGAGGAAATTTATCCTCGCGATCGCGATGCCTTAATTTTAGCTTTACAAGGACAAAGTGCGATCCTCGACGATATAGAAATTCGTCACCAAGAGCGAATTATTCCCCTAGAAGTGCGCGGAACGCCGATTTATGACGAATCGGGTAAAATTATTTATGCGATCGCTGTTTTTCAAGATATTACCGCCCGCAAACAAGCTGAAAAAGCAATCAAACAAGCAGAACATAAATATCGGAGTATCTTTGAAAATGCCCTTGAAGGTATCTTTCAAACTACACCTGAAGGTCGCTATCTGAATGTTAATCCAGCTTTAGCTCAACTTTACGGTTACGACAGTCCAGAAGATTTAATGTTAGCAATTACCGACATCAGTCAACAAGTTTATGTAGATTCCCAGCGCCGAAGTCAGTTTATCGAAATAATGAGAAAACAGGGAGAAATATCCGGATTTGAATCACAAGTTTATCGTCAAGATGGTTCGATTATTTGGATTAGCGAAAATGCTCGTTCTGTTTACAACGAACATAGCGAATTGCTTTATTATCAAGGTTTTGTTGTCGATATTACCGCCAGCAAACAAGCAGAAGTAGAACGAATTGAGTTTACAGAACAATTGCTGCAACTTAATAAAGCCAACGAACGCTTTGTTCCATCTCAATTTCTGCAATTATTAAATAAACAAAGTATTGTTGATATTCAAGTTGGCGATCAAGTAGAAAAGAAAATGTCAATTCTCTTCGCTGACATTCGCGGCTTTACCAGGTTATCTGAAGGAATGACACCGGAAGATAACTTTAAATTTATAAATGCTTATTTGAGTCGGATGGAACCTGCAATTATGGAAAATCGAGGGTTTATTGATAAGTATATCGGCGATGGTTTAATGGCTTTATTTAACGGTAGTGCAGACGATGCTGTCAAGGCAGCAATTACGATGATGCACAGACTTGCTCAATATAATACTACTCGCGATCGCCCAGAAAGACCACCACTCAAAATTGGAATTGGGATTAATACGGGTTTGCTAATGTTAGGTACCGTGGGAGGAGAATCTCGCCTCGATAGTACAGTAATTGGTGATGCAGTTAACTTGGCTTCTCGGTTAGAACATTTGACCAAAGAATATGGCGTATCCGTATTAGTTTCCCATCACACTTTTGCCAGTTTAACTAAACCAGAAAAATATAATTTGCGCTTCGTCGATCGCGTCCAAGTCTCAGGTAAATCAAAAACCGTTGCCGTTTTTGAAGTTTTTGATGCCGATCCTCCCGCAGTTAAAGAATGTAAATTAATCACCAAAACCGTTTTTGAACAAGCTATTTGGTTATTTTTTCAGGGAAAGTTGGCGGAAGCCAGACAGCAATTTGCCAACTGTCTGGAGGTAAACCCTAACGACACCGTAGCGAAAAATTATCTCAGGCGTTGCGAACAATTTCTGCTTTAA
- a CDS encoding slr1658 superfamily regulator, with amino-acid sequence MKTQVFGNFVENLPVSDESLVMRFSPSSVPLKQRWRNNGLSADFMADYMTTFFPGNERVTAAINKKEEIKGAVGYIANELLENAMKFNDEKSSYTISIQLHMNSDSIIFVTRNSIAQEEVESFILYIKELVTGDPEELYIRQLEENAEDVACSSSKLGYLTMINDYGAKLGWKFETVHQESEVTTVTTMVQLTV; translated from the coding sequence ATGAAAACACAAGTTTTTGGGAATTTTGTTGAGAATCTCCCTGTTAGTGACGAGTCATTAGTGATGAGATTTTCTCCAAGTTCTGTTCCCTTAAAACAACGCTGGCGAAATAATGGTTTATCCGCCGATTTTATGGCAGATTATATGACCACTTTTTTTCCAGGAAATGAACGAGTAACGGCTGCCATAAATAAAAAAGAAGAAATCAAAGGTGCCGTGGGCTATATTGCCAACGAATTGCTAGAAAATGCTATGAAGTTTAATGATGAAAAATCTTCTTATACTATTAGCATTCAACTGCATATGAACAGCGATTCCATTATTTTTGTAACCCGCAATAGCATTGCCCAAGAAGAAGTAGAAAGTTTTATTTTGTATATTAAAGAATTAGTTACTGGCGATCCAGAAGAGTTATATATACGTCAGTTGGAGGAAAACGCAGAAGATGTTGCGTGCAGTAGTTCTAAGTTAGGCTATCTGACAATGATTAATGATTATGGTGCCAAGCTAGGCTGGAAATTTGAGACAGTACATCAAGAATCAGAAGTTACGACTGTGACAACAATGGTGCAGCTAACAGTATAA